GAAGAAGGCGTGGACCTCCGCACTCCGGCGCATGCTCCCCGACGGGATTGCGACCACGATCGTCTGGTCCGCGAACCACCGCACCCTTCGGTGGGTCCTCGAGATGCGGACCGCACCCGGGGCCGAGGTCGAAATGCGGTACGTGTTCGACAAGGTGGGCGAGATCCTCGTCCGAGACTACGCTGTGATCTACCAGGATTTCGTCAAGGAGCCGCACGCGGACGGTGTCGGTCACCAGTGGATCCCGAAGATCCGCTCGAAAGTCTGAATCCACGATTTATGGGGTATCGCGGACTTCGTACGACGTGACCTCCGGCGGCTGCGTCGTGAGTCGCAGCAACGCGAAGAAGTCGCCTCCGTGGACGGGATCGGATCGAAGACGGCCCTCGTATGCCCGCAGAGCCTCCTCGTCTCGGAAGCGTCCGATCATGATGAACTCGGTGGACGGATGCTGCCCCTGGCCGAGCCATTCCCCCTCGCATCCCGGGGCATCACGCAGGGATTGCGCCTGGTGTTTCAGAAGCTCAAAGCCTTCGATATCCTTCCCTTCCTTGAAGCGGTAGCGGCTGAAGTAGAGGAACACGGCCCAAGCATGGTCCCCCGGGAGAAGAGGGTTTGTGCGGTCCGCGGGACGTCAACTTTATCTCTCGCCCGCACGGTCGCACGCGCGATGTTCAGCCGGAAGAACGTCGGCGGCGAGCC
This genomic stretch from Thermoplasmata archaeon harbors:
- a CDS encoding antibiotic biosynthesis monooxygenase, whose protein sequence is MFLYFSRYRFKEGKDIEGFELLKHQAQSLRDAPGCEGEWLGQGQHPSTEFIMIGRFRDEEALRAYEGRLRSDPVHGGDFFALLRLTTQPPEVTSYEVRDTP